TATTTGCTTGTCCACTAATGCTTTTTCCAAGTGCACAAAAGCAAAGAACAGCATAGTTCTGTTGGGGGCAGCTATAAGCCTATAGGCAGCAATGCTCCAGGGATTGCCAAAATCTcttgtttatatatgttatttGGGCATTTGAATACCATTTTGTTGACAAACATAAAGATTTTTAACTGACATATGCAGACATAATTGGCTGCCTCTTGCTTGCTTATTTATACCTGAGATATGTATGTTCTGAAATATTTCAGATATTATGTTTAATTCTTTGATGAAATGTTTGCAGGACAGACGCTTGCATTCTGAAAATAACCTGCTTCAAATGGTAATATCTTATATCTTCTCTACTTATTTTGAAGCCATTTTGTCGAGTTTATGTAATTAGGTGAAAATTTGGATCATGGTAGCAATTAGTGACTAAAAGAGTTATAAGAATGTTCTGAATGGGATTCTCAATTAATTACTCAATTTTGTAATCATATGGAGTTGCTAAATTTGTTTGAATGGATTTAATTTTGAGATGCATGGGAGCTTCTAAACTGTTGCATGGTGGTATCTTTTACAAATTTGTGTTGATAACACTTGCAATGTGGGCAATGTGTGAGAGCATTTTTGCAAGTCCGCTATTCATTGCTTATGGATGTAATTTGTTGGATGATTATATTTCCCTTCCATCCAGGTTTTAAAACACCAGCAAGTCATTGAAGAGCTTATGCAGGAGAATGAGAAGCTTCGTCAAATACTAGTGGAAGACCTGAAAATATCACCCAGCAAGCTCCATTCCAGTTACTCGCCTAGAAATAAATCTGCTTGTGCTGATTGTTTTGAGTGCCgaagaaaacaaagaaagagTAGATGAAGTTAATATAAATATCACCGGAGAAGGCATTCAAGTCTGGACGTCTAAGATTTTAACTGATGATGAACTTTATGACCCTGGCTTTTGTAGATTTCATTTGGCTTGGCCATCCTAGCAGGACAATAATCTGGAGCTGTCAATTATACCTTGAAAGATTAAAACATGAAGACAGATACAGATTACTTGTGAAAAATTGATCCAGTTGGTTAAAATATTGAATATACACACATTTGAAGAGCCCCTGGAGTCAAGCCGGAAGGTAACCTGACACTTCCATTTCTGAGGTTTCCTTTTTCACTTTTATTTGTACATATTTGTTAAGCTTCAACCTTGCaaagagctttttttttttcccttccttTTTCAATGCCAGTGGATCATCTgggatttaattttctttaatgcACGTATATCATAACATTAATATCCTCTcctgctttctctttctctaagATTGAATTGGATACATCTCTTTACTGTTTTGGTGTGTCCTGTGCTGCTGGATATGTTTTACAGTGCTTCCATGTGGTTATGGATTATGAGGATTAATACAGACCTTATCTCATTCAGAGTAGTGTAGGTGATATGGGTAACTATAAGACATTATTACAGCAGTTCACCCACCATGGTCCCATTCAAAGATGATAAATCAAAAGAATTTAGTGAATCATCCATATTGTGGTTGATGCTCTGATACTTTTCATCAAAATTGGAAAAATTTTAATCCTGCAAACATTGAAAGACTGTCAGCTTTGACAGACTTCTGTTGATCTTTGTTGTCCTTTGCATTCTATAATACAATTGTGTAATATAAAAGCATAGGAAGGGCTCTTACCTCAACGTATAGGGTGGGATTGCATGTGAAAGAAGACTCGAGTCTGGTAAAATTTTCAGTGCTTTTGAGATATATCATAGCAACTGAGTAGCAAGGGTTTCAGCATCACCAGGATTGCTCATCATGTCCCTTTTTGTAAAGATGTATTTGATTCTTAATTATTGCCTCTCTTATTTGGAATCCTATGCTTTTTGAACGGCATCTTTCTTATCTTATTTGGCATGAGATTCCTATTTCTTATTAACAACTTATACATCATGTCACTTTTGAAATTGGATGGCTCATGTATCTTTTAAAAGATTTGTGTGTTCCCTTTCAACTGCAAGATGACCAGTATGCTCTTCACATTGCTGCTAATCCAACATTTCATGAACTAACAAAACATATTAGACTTGATTATCATATTGTTCGAGAGAAACTTGAACGGGGCTTGATCAAGTTGTGATCAGCTAACAGATACTTCTTGGTAGCTTGTGATCAAGTTTCTGTCTATTTATTTCCTTTTGTAGTCAGCATAATAAAGAGGTTTTTGTCAAACAAACGCGAGGTTAATATGCATGGATCTGCTTCAATTGagataataattttgttttaattatttaactttaatttattaaaataaaacctCTCAACttcacatttatttaaaaaatatctttcttATATGGAATaacatattttcattttaaaaaactcAAATTATCCATattgccattttttttttttataattgaattcATTATTGATtatctatttaataaaattattttttcttaattaatatattataaaatttattgttttattatttattattaattgagttttaatttgcaataaactgaaatagttataattattaaatcttacgtttttattataatatttttatttttttatgctaTTTTATCAGTAAGTTACTTTTacataaattgaaaataaataataataatttataaattactttGATTAGATATTATTTAGGCCCTGATTGATTCAAAATAACCTATTTCTTGAGAAGTACAAATTAACATTTCATATTTCTCAAAGGAAGTTAAATTTCTCTTGCTTGCTGAGGACATGAATTTAAGTACAAATATTTCAGCTTTCAATTTTAGCAATAGGAAATCAGAAAtactgtctttttttttttatattttgcacaaagtatttattttatattttatattttatattttcaaatcattccataaattttttaaataataaaatttctaattacttataattttattttaagtgttaatatgcaattttttttaataagaattGGTATAGTTTTGTATTTGAtaaaaagtaagaaaaagatataaatcacttaatttaattaataaactattttttattatgtttgaATTATATAATAACAACAAAGTATAAACACAATAGATAGAAAAACAAATATGCCATTtgccaatttttaaaaatatcatcaaCAAAGTATctaaattcattttcttttattttaaatattaaattaacttttaatcaaaatattttatttattatttatatttcatataaaattagaGTATTGGTTaaatatcatataataataaaatattattagaatataattatttattattaaaaaaaaaaagcaaaaagtgGCAAAATAGTAACTTTAATCTTTTTTTAGATAGAGGGGCAAAACATATAATTTCTGTAAATTTGCTATTGCAAGTAAGTGGACATTTTttgaagtaaaaataaaatggaatgattttattttaataaattaaaattgagtgactaaaataaaattataatttaagttgAAGGACTATTTATGCAAATTACTCTCAAATGCATATCCAACGAATATATTGAAAAGTATAGAATGGAAGGTGAAGAATGGTGTGTTTTGTGGGGCTACCATATAGCATGTGCAAATCACTTTCATACTCAATGGTGATTCGTCCACCAATTGCCAAACCATACTTTCTACCACTACTGTACAAAACCCCACGTCTCCTTTACCTtcatctctcttcttctcccACTCCTCCGATTTCACTAAAAGTCCAAAATGACAGCTTCCCATTTCCAAAAGCTAATTCATCTCTCCCTCCTTATATTTCCTCCACATAATTCTCTACCCTATCACCTATCCTTTTCTCCTCCCTTCCTCCACCACTCACATTCTTTCTTCTTTGCTACCCTCCCTACCACCAAATTTCTTTCTACTCTCGCTCAATAATAAgccatcaaaatatttttataagcgACAGTATATTTTGATGTAaacttaattataatattcaaataGGTTTAATTTCAtatgtttaattaataatttatataaaattctatttttattttaaaaaatatttaaattataattttaaatcaaaacatatgaaagttttataaatattattataaaatatattttttatattaaattaattatttatataaataaatttaaataataaatattcaacCAATAAAATTCGAATTCAAaccatcatatattttaaatttcccatttcaaaaaaaaatatattttaaatttaaatatatattatttaaatatgtatTAATAAGATTTGCTCGGGTAGCCAGAGAAGAAGTTCTCGAGTAACAATCAcatgttaattaattaaaaataaataaaaagaaaatgaaggaaCATATAGAAATAGAACAGCAGGAAAAATCACAGCATATCTTATTCAGCTAAAGtcaaaattctaaaaaataataatattaataaatttaaaaaaaaaaacaccgcAACGTGAATTAAATCTCTAACTCTCCCCACAGATCATCGCAAATCCAGCTCTAAGAATGAAACAAAGCAGAGAAAACCCAGAACTAAAACACAAAAGAATACAAAAATAGCCATCTTAATCTACGGCAAACTAAGGTTTATACGATCAGACGACCATCCGAGTTTTAAGCAAATACTACAATTAGCCCAACTCCTCCAATCAGTGATAACAAAGCTGCCACCCTGCTTCCATGAACAAAAGCTCCTGAATCCGGTGTCGATGAGGCGGGAGGTGAAGTTGGGGTAGCTCCAGAACTTGATGTTGGCGACCCGGTTGCAGGAGATGGTGTTGGTCCCATGAGTGCAGGAGGAGTAGCCATTTCTGGCGCTGGTGACTCAGGTGTTGGTGCTGGTGCTGGTGGGCTCGAACTTGGACTCATTGTTGGGGTAGCTGCGGGAGGAGAGGGAGATGTTGGTGGGGGTGACAGTGGCGTGGCAGCAGGGGAAGGTGTCACGGGAGAGGAAGGCGGAGTTGCAGAACTTGTAGGTGGCATTGCAGCGGCAGTTGGTGGTGAGGATATTGGACCTTGAGCAGTGGAGGAGGATGCCATGAGACCCAGAAGCAGGGTTGTCATGAGCATGGCATGTGAGAGAGCCATGACTCTGAAGTTGAGCTCAAGAGGAGAATTGAAGAGAAGGGAGACGTTCAGAAAGACAGTTAGTTATTTTAGAGCGCTGAGGTTGATATATAGAGGCAAGCAGGGGAGAATCCTACAACTAACGTCACCTCCGAGTGTACGGACATTTCATGCTATTGGACATTAATAATGACTATTAAAATCttttaggaaaaattacttcttaatccttgagatttaacgtaattaacacttctgtctctttattttggcgacccaacacttaagtccctcactttctcttccgtccaaattcgtagtccttctgtCCATTTAaatcgtttggtcaaagagtcaaaaatgagaggtgataatttttttcagaaatacccttctcttaatgtgaaattcttttttttttctcttttatgttttctccagttgcagaagaagaagaagaagaagttgtagaaagggtaggaagaagaagaagaaagaagaagaagaaaaaaaagaagttgcaaaaagggtaggaagaagaagaagaagaagaagaagaagaagaagaagaagaagaagaagaagaagaagt
The Manihot esculenta cultivar AM560-2 chromosome 1, M.esculenta_v8, whole genome shotgun sequence genome window above contains:
- the LOC110609580 gene encoding lysine-rich arabinogalactan protein 19, whose amino-acid sequence is MALSHAMLMTTLLLGLMASSSTAQGPISSPPTAAAMPPTSSATPPSSPVTPSPAATPLSPPPTSPSPPAATPTMSPSSSPPAPAPTPESPAPEMATPPALMGPTPSPATGSPTSSSGATPTSPPASSTPDSGAFVHGSRVAALLSLIGGVGLIVVFA